The genomic segment CCCGTTAGAGGGACTAGTACTTATTAAACAGTCCGCTCTAGAGACGACCCTACTCTAGGCCTATTATCTACCTGTTAGAGGAACTAGTACTGTACTTATTAAACAGACCGCTCTAGAGACGACTCTACTCTAGGCCTATTATCTACCCGTTAGAGGGACTAGTACTTATTAAACAGTCCGCTCTAGAGACAACCCTACTCTAGGCCTATTATCTACCCGTTAGAGGGACTAGTACTGTACTTATTAAACAGTCCGCTCTAGAGACGACTCTACTCTAGGCCTATTATCTACCCGTTAGAGGGACTAGTACTGTACTTATTAAACAGTCCGCTCTAGAGACGACCCTACTCTAGGCCTAGTATCTACCCGTTAGAGGGACTAGTACTTATTAAACAGTCCGCTCTATAGACGACCCTACTCTAGACCTAGTATCTACCCGTTAGAGGGACTAGTACTATACTTATTAAACAGTCCGCTCTATAGACGACCCTACTCTAGGCCTATTATCTACCCGTTAGAGGGACTAGTACTATACTTATTAAACAGTCCGCTCTAGAGACGACCTACTCTAGGCCTATTATCTACCCGTTAGAGGGACTAGTACTATACTTATTAAACAGTCCGATCTAGAGACGACCCTACTCTAGACCTATTATCTACCCGTTAGAGGGACTAGTACTATACTTATTAAACAGGCCGCTCTAGAGACGACCTACTCTAGGCCTAATATCTACCTGTTAGAGGGACTAGTACTTATTAAACAGTCCGTTCTAGAGACGACCCTACTCTAGGCCTAGTATCTACCCGTTAGAGGGACTAGTACTTATCAAACAGTCCGCTCTAGAGACGACCTTACTCTAGGCCTATTATCTACCCGTTAGAGGCACTAGTACTGTACTTATTAAATAGTCCGCTATAAAGATGGTGcctattacatgtacatatgtaaatatacccAGAACATACCCCTATTACACAATTTCCTCCAGTGATTAATCAACATTAATAATCCAGGATCAACAGAATATTCATAGAATACCTATTTAAAGTCTGCTCTAGAGACGACCtctcataaaaaataaaacaaccaAGTCTAGATACTCCTGATAAGGAGATGGTGTGTCTTAAGTCTGATTGATTGAAAAATAATCCAAGCAAGTATATGTGACGAGGGCCGGCATGCATCCGAAGCCAAGTAAGGATAAGACATCTTTACCATTCACTTTCGCTAGCCAAGGATACATTTCGTATACTTCTCGACACTTTAGACCAGGGAGGTGACATCTATATGACCCCCTCTAATACTTGTTTCATGTCCCCCTTTTCAACTCTTTCGATATATTATATAGCCCCGCTAATCAATACTGTTccggaaaaaaaaattcaccaGAAAGATCCGAATTCATGTACAAGATTCTTCTGGGGACGGTCTTCATCAGGAAGGGGGTTACTTAAATTATCACTGGTAACTTTTTAGATGATGCACTAGAAAATGGGTTTAAAGGAACAATAGAGGAGATAGTTATTACTACTGTCAGGGTTAAAATATTCTAAGAGCGTATGTAGTAATTATTAACAGTGTAACAGAAactaaaacaagagatcccaaagGGATCTTTGCGCCCACCATTGagtgatctttataggttccatgtcagattgatcttttctctatttttcccttcctcttactaatctgtgcgaattgagaaacatccctcaagtacttttcaaacaaggggaacctatatatgaaatttgagaaagatccctttagtactttctaagaaatagcgataacaaactttgattgtcaaaattcaagatggctgcctgtcggctatgttgtttttcgactggtcccaaaatgcaatatgcataactagggaccataggaaacctacatatgaaatttgagaaagatcccttcactgcattctgaaaaatagcgataacaaacttcaattgtcaaaatccaagatggctgtcggccatgttgttgtccgattggtctcaaaatgcaatatgaataactcggcaccaagggaaacctacatatgaaatttgagaaagatcccttcagtactttatgagaaatagcgataacaaacttcaattatcaaaatccaagatggctgcctgtcggccatgttgttttccgattggtctcaaaatgcaatatgcataactaggcaccaagaggaaccaacatatgaaatttgagaaagatcccttcagtactttctgagaaatagcgatagcaaacttcaattgtcaaaatccaagatggctgcctgtcggccatgttgtttcccgattggtctcaaaatgcaatatgcataactaggcaccaagtggaacctacatatgaaatttgagaaagattccttcagtactttctgatgattagcgataacaagaattgtttacggacggagggacggacggacggacggacggacggaccacggaccacggaccacgggcgcagggcgatttgaatagcccaccatctgatgatggtgggctaaaaacgtctatgtcattgtgttttgtAAGGATTCTATACTTATTAAATGTCGAAAAATTAGTCTCTTGAAAAGAGGCGAGGGTTACCGATGGAAAAAATTCAAACTATTATCGACAAATCATTCTGAATTTGATATGTCCTAGAGAACGTATGGTCTGGTGCTAAGTGCTGGTCTAAACATACAGCCTAGGTGTAAGCTGTCCGTTATTGACAAGTTACCCTCGTCCGTATTATGTGTCCCGGGACGTTAGTTATTTCCATAAATATACCACCAATATCCAGTTACCGTCTACTTAATCAGTGTCATATTCAATTCTCTATTGACATATGACAAAGACTGATGACAAAAATCCATGACAAAAACTGATTAGAAAAGTGCTACattgtgtgttttatatgtcTATAAACCACAGTGGTCCCTGgttatattattataaaggttGGAGGGGCCTTTACTATGGTCCAAATAACGCGATATACATACAGATGTAGTCTGTACAGGTCtggatatataatatagatatattatcacACCCTGTTATCTGTTGAATGTCCTTTCTAGAAAATGTTCGCTGATCAGAGGCGTGATTTTAATAAATTGAACTTTTTAGGTAAAACAATCGCTTCCTCGTCAGctgtttaattaaatataaaaaaactaAGATATGATTGTGACCTTTAAATACACTttacatattaaacaataatcTATACTGAGTATAATACACTTTACATCTTAAACGATAATCTATACTGAGTATAATACACTTTACATCTTAAACGATAATCTATACTGAGTATACTACACTTTACATCTTAAACGGTAATCTATACCGAGTATACTACACTTTACATCTTAAACGATGATCTATACCGAGTATAATACACTTTACATCTTAAACGATAATCTATACTGAGTATAATACACTTTACATCTTAAACGGTAATCTATACTGAGTATAATACACTTTACATCTTAAACGATAATCTATACTGAGTATAATACACTTTACATCTTAAACGATAATCTATACTGAGTATAATACACTTTACATCTTAAACGGTAATCTATACCGAGTATACTACACTTTACATCTTAAACGATAATCTATACTGAGTATAATACACTTTACATCTTAAACGGTAATCTATACTGAGTATAATACACTTTACATCTTAAACGGTAATATATACTGAGTATAATACACTTTACATCTTAAACGATAATCTATACTGAGTATAATACACTTTACATCTTAAACGGTAATCTATACTGAGTATAATACACTTTACATCTTAAACGATAATCTATACTGAGTATAATACACTTTACATCTTAAACGATAATCTTTACCGAGTATACTACACTTTACATCTTAAACGATAATCTATACCGAGTATACTACACTTTATATCTTAAACGGTAATCTATACTGAGTATAATACACTTTACATCTTAAACGATAATCTATACCGAGTATACTACACTTTACATCTAAAACGGTAATCTATACTGAGTATAATACACTTTACATCTTAAACGATAATCTATACTGAGTATAATACACTTTATATCTTAAACGATGATCTATACTGAGTATAATACACTTTATATCTTAAACGATAATCTATACTGAGTATAATACACTTTATATCTTAAACGATAATCTATACTGAGTATAATACACTTTATATCTTAAACGATAATCTATACTGAGTATAATACACTTTATATCTTAAACGATAATCTATACTGAGTATAATACACTTTACATCTTAAACGATAATCTATACTGAGTATACTACACTTTATATCTTAAACGATAATCTATACTGAGTATAATACACTTTATATCTTAAACGATAATCTATACTGAGTATAATACACTTTATATCTTAAACGGTAATCTATACTGAGTATAATACACTTTATATCTTAAACGGTAATCTATACTGAGTATAATACACTTTACATCTTAAACGGTAATATATACTGAGTATGATACACTTTATATCTAAAACGATAATCTATACCGAGTATAATACACTTTACATCTTAAACGATAATCTATAACGATTATAATacatgtctgtaacatagatCTTGCCGATCACGTGACTATGAGGTTTGTTAGAGGATATAACTTGACTACATGTGTAGACTATTATCTATTTAGTAGATAACTCCAGGGAATACCCTTTCATGGGACTGTGTGGTATTGACAATGTACAATGATATGACAAAACTCCTGATGCTAACTGACAGCAAGTATTGAATAATTAAGTATGCTTTTAGTCACCTGTCCTAGGGCATCACACTCCTATGTATATATTGGATGGGTGTATATTGCATGTGGAATTGTGGTTTTcacaaaatatcaattgaaatgttgaaaaaatattttaaaagtttagaCCTCCCCCCGCATGCTGAAAAAACGATGTTGAAGTAATTGGCGGTGAATTCCACAATCAGTTGTAATATTTAACTACATCATACAATgccaaatattatatattttgccAACATTTGTATAATAACAACATAAAAGAACTAAGGTTTACCAGTTTATCAATTGTTTCATCTCTTTTCTGTTCACAGTTGTTAATGTTTTCTCTATATAGCGTTACTTAGTAAACAGACATTATATAAGAAGAAAATATATTGCAACATAGCCTGGACGAATATGAAATATGCTTTAATAAACATTATTTctaattatttctattttgaatTCCTAACAATAAATACGGGCCTTTATCTTGACAAGTTGTTTGCTTGTTTGATGGGTTTATCGCCCTTTccacagccagtgtcattttgaggcggggtctcctcgtagtagttggtgactacttcactgaacaacatacgggagacCCGTCGCATGTCATCCATAGCAatcagggtaaagtgtcttgcccaaggactaCGACAGTACAGATAGGCCCGTTTCTCCCAAGGACTACGACAGTACAGATAGGCCCGTTTCTCCCAAGGACTACGACAGTACAGATAGGCCCGTTTCTCCCAAGGACTACGACAGTACAGATAGGCCCGTTTCTCCCAAGGACTACGACAGTACAGATAGGCCCGTTTCTCCCAAGGACTACGACAGTACAGATAGGCCCGTTTCTCCCAAGGACTACGACAGTACAGATAGGCCCGTTTCTCCCAAGGACTACGACAGTACAGATAGGCCCGTTTCTCCCAAGGACTACGACAGTACAGATAGGCCCgttttctcagcttcccgagaaacacgaACCGACATTATCTTAACAAGACGACTACTTACAAGCGGAAACACACACAGTAAGGAAGTCGATGGTGTTGATTGTATTCGGAAGCATACTCTACATGTGGTTATACGaaagaatacatgtatttgcgGATGGTATCTCGCCAAAGAGGACAAATTAACGCTAAACATTTAGAGGAAAGGTCGAGTTAGCGAAATATTATCAAAACCAGTCACaaaagtttgatgaaatttaatttcAGGCTATTGAAATTCCGAAAGATGCATGCAGTTACACACCTATTCAACATTTAAAAGCGTTTACTACTTAACTAACCTTCATTGTGTAAGTGATTTTGTATTGTACCGCATGGCGAACACAAATGCGAGATGATTCTAAATGATAACAGGATGAAAATAATACCTTAGATAGGAGAAAAAAACCCGACATATATGCATTCAAAGTATAAGGATTCTTGAACTTTTGTATGAAGTTTACAATTGTGTAGTTCTAAAAGTATATGTTCGAATAACGGTTCATATGCATTTGCACAAagcattaattaaaaaatattgatattttatcaataaaacaacaatatttacCATTAGTGGAGCCCAACACATGCCGAAGACCGTAGTTAGAACACACATCAGAATGATCATCTGAAACTCAATGTCCCGTTGATTCTTCTTCTTCCGCCGATATCTCCGACCACCATTAACTTCACAAACTTCTAGGTTTCCATTATGTGATAATGCTATTCGTTTTAAGTATCTTACCCGTAAAAGGGCGAACATCACGTAGCAATTACATGATGTCATAATAAGCACCACAGCGAGATTAACTGAAGCGTAAAGATAACCGTATGAATTAGCAATAGGGTTGTTACTATGGAAATCAAGGAAGCACCACGTACAAGGGTACTGTACCGTGTAAATACCCACTCCAAAAAGGGGGAGAACTCCGAATACAAGTGTTGTTATCCACAACGTTATGAGAATAATCCGCGCGCACCCATAAGTACATCGTTGGGAATGTATCATTGCGTATTTGATGGCCAAAAATCTCTCAATGGCCATTGCACACACGATTAGTGGAGTAGATAACCCGAAACATATCATAACAAATCCGTTAAATTTACACAATATTTCCCCTCCGACCCACTTCCGGCCGTTGCTGTAAGATAAGATGGTGACAGGGGAAGTTAGGATAATTCCGGACAAATCCGTCCAAGCCAATCCGGCTACTAATGTATAAAACACACTCGAACTTTTGTTCTTGTGGAGCACATAAAGTGCCAAGATGTTCCCAATGATTCCCGCCGAGCCCATTAACACTGGGGATAAGATAGTGGCACCACGGTGATGAATTCCGAAAGTCTCATTTTCTCGGTCTTCAAAATCGGAATAATTACAAAAGGCAGGAAGATTAAAAGACGATGGTTCCGCCATGATGTGTTCCAGATCGCTTCTGTTGGAGCTGTGGGGTACGTTGTGACTAGTCATTCTCGTCTGCCGTGACGTACAACACTGGATTTATGTCTCTGACAACTCTCTATGCTTGACACTTTCTATCGGGAGAACTTTCGTTCCCGAGTGCATCTGTCGCTCCAACATTCTGTTTTTACTGTGATACTGGATGGTAACGAGCTGAAAACAAGATTAGAGTCAGGCATTAATATTGCGAATCAATCTCTGAGGTTTCAGTGTATAACTGACTCCAAATGGCACAACAGTGTTGATGGTCGTCCTAAATTAATTACATTGGCTCGCACCGCGTTTTAGCCCAACAGAACAATCCCATTAAACCAGCCGTTATCTAAGTATATTCGATAATcttaaatatacataattattgtcATCGATCGTT from the Pecten maximus chromosome 4, xPecMax1.1, whole genome shotgun sequence genome contains:
- the LOC117325124 gene encoding prostaglandin E2 receptor EP4 subtype-like, translating into MTSHNVPHSSNRSDLEHIMAEPSSFNLPAFCNYSDFEDRENETFGIHHRGATILSPVLMGSAGIIGNILALYVLHKNKSSSVFYTLVAGLAWTDLSGIILTSPVTILSYSNGRKWVGGEILCKFNGFVMICFGLSTPLIVCAMAIERFLAIKYAMIHSQRCTYGCARIILITLWITTLVFGVLPLFGVGIYTVQYPCTWCFLDFHSNNPIANSYGYLYASVNLAVVLIMTSCNCYVMFALLRVRYLKRIALSHNGNLEVCEVNGGRRYRRKKKNQRDIEFQMIILMCVLTTVFGMCWAPLMVQIIVTMATGSHNYVVDLTVIRLASLNQTLDPWIYILLRKTILDKLKQSFRKICCFCCPNADVEESPDQNAHAHHLKCFRKQYNNAGPQHLCHYRNIPVGSCRNHSKKCSKKSDGSRNKKHSLPDVMREAHSRSPPGDFLRPDVAAGDTYNEICNQCQSTHSKLEKKSSAPPDLNYINNMAQQCNQVSDGDSDSSSSHEHCNICSGVEESQTNDVFSEPAVETLESELFLTKTTTNSGLGESRNLLQTPVSRQHLYSDVIPSFRSFRLPRRKSKRIKSAS